A region of the Chloroflexota bacterium genome:
CAGCACATCGAAGCAATCTACATCGCTCCAAGTGCCGGGGAAGACGACAACGCCGAAGTTCATGCCTACAGGCTCCGCAGCGTCTGATTGACCAGCGCGCTGACCTGCTTGCCGTCCGCGCGCGCACGCACTTGCGGCATCACCTTGCCCATCACTTTGCCCATGTCCTGGGGGCCGGTAGCGCTTACATCGGCAATAGCTGACTGCACAATCGCGGCAATCTCGTCCTCGCTCAACGGCTGAGGCAGGTATTGGACTACGATGGCGAGTTCTGCCTCTTCCTTGGCGACTAGGTCTGGGCGGTCGCCCTTCTGGTACGCCTCTATGCTGTCGCGGCGCTGCTGAGCCTGCCTGCTGAGCACTTGCATCACAGCGTCGTCGTCGAGGGCGTCGGTGCGCTTTGCCTTCTCTTCGTAGCCGATCGCGGAGAGCAGCAAGCGGATGGTGTCGCGGCGCACAGCATCGCGCTGGCGCATCGCGTCCTTGAGGTCGTTGGTAAGCGCTTCCTTTAGCGGCATCGTACAATCCTAACTACTCTTGGAGACGATTTCACAAATCCCAATATCGTTATTTCGCACTATTTTTGTCATTCCGAACGCAGTGAGGAATCTGAAATCATCGCACGCAAACCTGTTTCCGACTTTAGATTTCTCGCTTCGCTCGAAATGACAGAGAAAAAATTGCATTTGTAAAGTCGTCTTACTTCCGGGCGGCTGTTGCGACATCCAGGCTGTCCCGCGCGTCCGCTATCAATGTGAGGCTGCGATCGCGTCCCAGCACTTCCAGCGATTCGAAGAGCGGCGGCGCGATTCTCTGTCCCGTCGTTGCCACGCGCAGAGAGCCGAAGAGCTGCCCCGCTTTCACATCAATCTCCTTGACCATGCCGCGCAGCAGGGCTTCGATTGATTCGGCGTCGAAGTCGGGCAGGTTGGCAAGCCCGTCGTGCGCCGCTTCAAGGCACATCTGCGTTGATGCGACGTCCATCCTGCGCTGGATGAGTTCGTCCGGCGCGTACTCGATGTGTTCCTTGAACAGGAAGGCGACTAGCGGCGCGGCGTCTCGCAGCGTCTTCATGCGTTCTTGCACTAGCGGGACGATTTTCAGCGCAAGCTCGCGCGACGGCAGGCTGGGTATTTCCGGCGGCGGGTATGCTTGCCAGAAGTTTAGAAGCGCGTCCGCGAGTTCGTTTGCGCTCATCTCGCGGATGTAGTGGCCGTTCATCCAGTCGAGCTTTTCCGTATTGAATATCGCGCCCGCCTTGGACACGCGCTCGATGGAGAAATTGGCGATTAGGCTTTCGGTCG
Encoded here:
- a CDS encoding GatB/YqeY domain-containing protein, translating into MPLKEALTNDLKDAMRQRDAVRRDTIRLLLSAIGYEEKAKRTDALDDDAVMQVLSRQAQQRRDSIEAYQKGDRPDLVAKEEAELAIVVQYLPQPLSEDEIAAIVQSAIADVSATGPQDMGKVMGKVMPQVRARADGKQVSALVNQTLRSL